In Acipenser ruthenus chromosome 53, fAciRut3.2 maternal haplotype, whole genome shotgun sequence, the following proteins share a genomic window:
- the LOC131723192 gene encoding probable endonuclease 4 isoform X2 yields MEGGRRKLIGAHMSIAGGLWNAVQGSVTIGGCVFGMFLGSQRSWKSRPLDEKALARFRQACSQHGFTPDRILPHGSYLLNCGSPKPDVYEKSRAMLIDELKRCEQLGLTMFNFHPGSTLHDITVEECLDRIADSINHAHQHTTGVTTVIENMSCQGNTVGGKFSELRGIIDRVKDKSRIGVCLDTCHAFAAGYDLSAVGGVKKMLDEFDWTVGLQYLKAVHLNDSKGKLGCHLDRHENIGEGEIGLEGFRQIMNEPRLDNMPMILETPVRPDMDGSEEIQLLYSLCQ; encoded by the exons ATGGAGGGAGGAAGAAGGAAGCTCATAGGAGCCCACATGTCCATAGCAG GTGGGCTCTGGAACGCTGTGCAGGGCTCCGTTACGATCGGGGGCTGTGTGTTCGGCATGTTCCTAGGCTCCCAGCGCTCATGGAAGAGCCGGCCCCTGGATGAGAAGGCATTGGCTCGGTTCCGCCAGGCCTGCTCCCAACACGGCTTCACCCCCGACCGCATACTTCCGCACGGGTCATACCTGCTCAACTGTGGGTCTCCCAAACCCG ATGTCTATGAGAAGAGCAGAGCCATGCTTATTGATGAACTGAAGAGGTGTGAGCAGCTGGGCCTGACCATGTTCAACTTCCACCCTGGCTCCACCCTCCATGACATCACAGTAGAGGAGTGTCTGGATAGGATAGCAGATTCCATAAACCACGCCCACCAGCACACCACCGGAGTCACGACAG TTATAGAGAATATGAGCTGCCAGGGTAACACTGTTGGGGGCAAGTTCTCAGAACTGAGAGGGATTATTGATCGAGTGAAAGATAAATCCAGAATTGGAGTCTGTCTGGATACCTGCCATGCCTTTGCAGCTG GTTATGACCTCTCTGCAGTGGGCGGGGTTAAGAAGATGCTGGATGAATTTGATTGGACGGTTGGACTGCAGTATCTGAAGGCAGTGCATCTCAATGACTCCAAAG GGAAGCTGGGCTGCCATCTGGATCGTCATGAGAACATTGGTGAGGGGGAGATCGGATTGGAGGGATTTCGACAAATCATGAACGAGCCTCGCCTGGACAACATGCCCATGATCCTTGAGACGCCCGTCAG GCCTGACATGGACGGCTCAGAGGAGATCCAGTTGCTCTACTCTCTGTGCCAGTAG
- the LOC131723192 gene encoding probable endonuclease 4 isoform X1: protein MEGGRRKLIGAHMSIAGGLWNAVQGSVTIGGCVFGMFLGSQRSWKSRPLDEKALARFRQACSQHGFTPDRILPHGSYLLNCGSPKPDVYEKSRAMLIDELKRCEQLGLTMFNFHPGSTLHDITVEECLDRIADSINHAHQHTTGVTTVIENMSCQGNTVGGKFSELRGIIDRVKDKSRIGVCLDTCHAFAAGYDLSAVGGVKKMLDEFDWTVGLQYLKAVHLNDSKGKLGCHLDRHENIGEGEIGLEGFRQIMNEPRLDNMPMILETPVRYRGRGCPVQGFDWLICLLCSQA from the exons ATGGAGGGAGGAAGAAGGAAGCTCATAGGAGCCCACATGTCCATAGCAG GTGGGCTCTGGAACGCTGTGCAGGGCTCCGTTACGATCGGGGGCTGTGTGTTCGGCATGTTCCTAGGCTCCCAGCGCTCATGGAAGAGCCGGCCCCTGGATGAGAAGGCATTGGCTCGGTTCCGCCAGGCCTGCTCCCAACACGGCTTCACCCCCGACCGCATACTTCCGCACGGGTCATACCTGCTCAACTGTGGGTCTCCCAAACCCG ATGTCTATGAGAAGAGCAGAGCCATGCTTATTGATGAACTGAAGAGGTGTGAGCAGCTGGGCCTGACCATGTTCAACTTCCACCCTGGCTCCACCCTCCATGACATCACAGTAGAGGAGTGTCTGGATAGGATAGCAGATTCCATAAACCACGCCCACCAGCACACCACCGGAGTCACGACAG TTATAGAGAATATGAGCTGCCAGGGTAACACTGTTGGGGGCAAGTTCTCAGAACTGAGAGGGATTATTGATCGAGTGAAAGATAAATCCAGAATTGGAGTCTGTCTGGATACCTGCCATGCCTTTGCAGCTG GTTATGACCTCTCTGCAGTGGGCGGGGTTAAGAAGATGCTGGATGAATTTGATTGGACGGTTGGACTGCAGTATCTGAAGGCAGTGCATCTCAATGACTCCAAAG GGAAGCTGGGCTGCCATCTGGATCGTCATGAGAACATTGGTGAGGGGGAGATCGGATTGGAGGGATTTCGACAAATCATGAACGAGCCTCGCCTGGACAACATGCCCATGATCCTTGAGACGCCCGTCAGGTACAGGGGGAGGGGCTGCCCAGTTCAAGGTTTTGATTGGCTGATCTGTCTGCTGTGTTCTCAG GCCTGA
- the LOC131723192 gene encoding probable endonuclease 4 isoform X3, which translates to MEGGRRKLIGAHMSIAGGLWNAVQGSVTIGGCVFGMFLGSQRSWKSRPLDEKALARFRQACSQHGFTPDRILPHGSYLLNCGSPKPDVYEKSRAMLIDELKRCEQLGLTMFNFHPGSTLHDITVEECLDRIADSINHAHQHTTGVTTVIENMSCQGNTVGGKFSELRGIIDRVKDKSRIGVCLDTCHAFAAGKLGCHLDRHENIGEGEIGLEGFRQIMNEPRLDNMPMILETPVRYRGRGCPVQGFDWLICLLCSQA; encoded by the exons ATGGAGGGAGGAAGAAGGAAGCTCATAGGAGCCCACATGTCCATAGCAG GTGGGCTCTGGAACGCTGTGCAGGGCTCCGTTACGATCGGGGGCTGTGTGTTCGGCATGTTCCTAGGCTCCCAGCGCTCATGGAAGAGCCGGCCCCTGGATGAGAAGGCATTGGCTCGGTTCCGCCAGGCCTGCTCCCAACACGGCTTCACCCCCGACCGCATACTTCCGCACGGGTCATACCTGCTCAACTGTGGGTCTCCCAAACCCG ATGTCTATGAGAAGAGCAGAGCCATGCTTATTGATGAACTGAAGAGGTGTGAGCAGCTGGGCCTGACCATGTTCAACTTCCACCCTGGCTCCACCCTCCATGACATCACAGTAGAGGAGTGTCTGGATAGGATAGCAGATTCCATAAACCACGCCCACCAGCACACCACCGGAGTCACGACAG TTATAGAGAATATGAGCTGCCAGGGTAACACTGTTGGGGGCAAGTTCTCAGAACTGAGAGGGATTATTGATCGAGTGAAAGATAAATCCAGAATTGGAGTCTGTCTGGATACCTGCCATGCCTTTGCAGCTG GGAAGCTGGGCTGCCATCTGGATCGTCATGAGAACATTGGTGAGGGGGAGATCGGATTGGAGGGATTTCGACAAATCATGAACGAGCCTCGCCTGGACAACATGCCCATGATCCTTGAGACGCCCGTCAGGTACAGGGGGAGGGGCTGCCCAGTTCAAGGTTTTGATTGGCTGATCTGTCTGCTGTGTTCTCAG GCCTGA
- the LOC117432789 gene encoding E3 ubiquitin-protein ligase TRIM47-like: MALNLWSEDQFSCSVCLEILKDPVTIPCGHSYCMGCIKNCWDQTDHTGVYSCPQCRETFTPRPVLSRNTMLAEVVEKLKKTGLSPPPAQSYAGPGDVPCDFCTGRKFKAVKSCLTCLASYCETHVKSHSEVTPLKRHKLINAIGDLEQKLCAEHQKVLEVFCRTDQTCICWWCTDKEHKSHDTVSAEAERTGKQKQLGDTQTEIQQRIQERLKEIEALKQAVESLKRSACIEIKESEKIFTELIRSIEKIHTEVIELIGATEKTAVNQAEERMKKLEQEIAELRRRNAELKQLSETEDHIHFLQNFQSLCAPPEAGDLPSIIVNTDISFGAVRKAVSELKDHIEDFCKGELVKITKTGWCEIDSFGS, translated from the exons ATGGCTTTaaacttgtggtcagaggatcagtttagctgttcagtgtgtctggagatattgaaggacccagtcactatTCCGTGTGGACACAGTTattgtatggggtgtattaagaactgctgggatcagactgatcatacaggtgtctacagctgcccccagtgcagagagacatttaccccaaggcctgttctgtctagaaacaccatgctggctgaagttgtggagaaattaaagaagacaggactcagtcctcctcctgctcaaagttatgctggacctggagatgtgccgtgtgatttctgcactggtagaaagttcaaagctgtgaaatcctgtttgacgtgcctggcctcttactgtgaaacacacgtcaagtctcacagtgaggttactccattaaagaggcacaagctgatcaatgcaattggagatctggagcagaagctttgtgctgaacaccagaaggttttggaggtcttctgtagaactgatcagacgtgtatttgctggTGGTGTACAGACaaggaacacaagagccatgatacagtctcagctgaggcagaaaggacagggaaacag aagcagctgggagacacacagacagaaatacaacagagaatccaggagagactgaaagaaatcgaggcgctgaaacaggctgtggagtcactgaaa agatctgcatgcatagaaataaaggaaagtgagaagatctttactgagctgatccgatccattgagaagatccacactgaggttattgagctgattggagctaccGAGAAgactgcagtgaatcaggctgaagaacgcatgaagaaactggagcaggagattgctgagctaaggaggagaaacgctgagctgaaacagctttcagagacagaggatcacatccattttctacag aatttccagtctctctgtgcccctcctgaagctggagacttacccagcattattgtcaatacagacatctcttttggggctgtgaggaaagctgtatctgaacttaaagaccatattgaggacttctgcaagggggaattagtcaaaataaccaaaacaggttggtgtgaaatagattcctttggta GTTGA